The following DNA comes from Streptomyces globosus.
GACTACATCGACCCCGGGTACCACGCCCTCGCCACGGGCCGGCCGGGGCGCAACCTCGACGCGTACATGTGCGGGCCGGAGCTGGTGGCTCCGCTGTTCGCGCACGGGGCGGCGGGCTGCGACCTGGCGGTCGTGGAGGGTGTGATGGGCCTGTACGACGGGGCCGCGGGGCGCGGTGAGCTGGCGTCGACGGCGCAGGTGGCGAAGCTGCTGCGGGCGCCGGTGGTGCTGGTGGTCGACGCGTCCTCGCAGTCCCGGTCGGTGGCGGCGCTGGTGCACGGCTTCGCGTCGTTCGACCCGCAGGTGCGCCTGGGCGGGGTGATCCTGAACAAGGTGGGCTCCGACCGGCACGAGGCGATGCTGCGGGAGGCGCTGGAGGAGGCGGGCATGCCGGTGCTCGGCGTCCTGCGGCGGGCGCCGCAGGTCTCGGCGCCGTCGCGGCACCTGGGGCTCGTACCGGTGGCGGAGCGGCGGGCGGACGCGGTGGCGTCCGTCGCGGCGCTGGCGGAGCAGGTGCGGGCCGGCTGCGACCTGGAGGCGCTGCTGGCGCTGGCCCGGTCGGCGCCGCCGCTGGACTGCGCGGCGTGGTCGCCGGAGCGTGCCGTGGCCTCGGCCGCCGCGCCACCGGCACCGGCTGCCGCGGCTGACGCGGGGCCCGGCGGGGGGCGGCGGCCCGTCGTCGCCGTCGCCGGCGGGGCCGCGTTCACGTTCTCGTACGCCGAGCACGCGGAGCTGCTCGCCGCGGCCGGAGCCGAGGTCGTCCCCTTCGACCCGCTGGCCGACGAGGACCTGCCCGAGGGGACGTCCGGGCTGGTCGTCGGCGGCGGCTTCCCCGAGGTGTACGCCCCGGAGCTGGCTGCGAACGAGCCGCTGCGCAAGGCGGTCGCCGGCTTCGCCGCGGCCGGCGGGCCGGTCGCCGCCGAGTGCGCGGGCCTGCTGTACCTGGCGCGGTCCCTGGACGGCCGGCCGATGTGCGGGGTCCTCGACGCCGACGCGGTGATGTCGCAGCGGCTGACGCTCGGCTACCGCGAGGCCGTCGCGGTGTCGGACAGCCCGCTCGCCGCGGCGGGGACGAGGCTGCGCGGGCACGAGTTCCACCGCACGGTGGTCGAGCCGGGCGCCGGACCCGCCCCGGCCTGGGGGTTCACACACCCCGAGCGGCGCGTCGAGGGGTTCGTCCACCGCGGCGTGCACGCCAGCTACCTGCACACCCACTGGGCGGCGGAGCCGTCGGTGGCCGTGCGTTTCACGGCCGCGGCGGCAGCACACCGGTGACGTCACTCCGCGAGGCCCACCACGAGCCAGATCCCGGCCACCCCGCCCACCGTGCACATCAGCGTGGACAGGGCGGGGTGCCGGTGGTGCGCCTCGGGCAGGATCTCGGCGGCCGCGAGGTAGAGCAGCCCCCCGGCGAAGAAGCTCAGGTACGCCCCGAGCGGTTCCTCCGGAAGGGTGAACAGCACGGTGGACGCCGCGCCCACCACGGGGGCGGCGGCGTCCGCGAGGAGCATCAGCAGCGCGCGCTTGCGGGCGTTCCCGTAGAGCCGGGTGAGGGTGTACGTGTTGAACCCGTCGGCGAAGTCGTGGGTGACCACGGCGAGGGCGACCGCGGTGCCCATGCCGCCGCCGACCTGGAAGGCGGCGCCGAGCGCCACCCCGTCGGCGAGGCTGTGGCCGACCATCGCGGCGGCCGCCGTCATCCCGACCTGGGGGGCGCGCCCGACGGCGCCGTCCCTGCCGTCCGTCCCGTTCCCGCCGTTGCGGCCGCCGGACGCGCCGTGTGCGGCCTGGCGTACCGCCAGGAGCCGTTCCACGACGTGCGCGACGAGGAATCCGGCCACGAAGAGCAGCAGCGCGAGCGGTACGCCGAACACCGGCCGGCCCGCCGCCTCCAGCGACTCCGGCAGCAGGTCCAGGCCCACGACGCCGAGCATCAGCCCGCCGGCGAGGCCCAGTACGAGGTGGCGGCGGTCGGTGACGCGCTGCGCCGTCCACCCGCCCGCCAGGGTCATCAGGAACGCGCCCAGCGCCACGATCACGGCCATGCGCCCTTGGATACCGACTGCCGGCCGCGCGTGCACGCGAGCGCGCGGGCCGCGGTCCACGCACGATTGACGACCGGGAAGGGGCAGGAGCCCGATGGGTGAGAACGCGACGCAGCTGGTGGTCGGGGTCGGCGGCCGGGCGGGGGTGTCCGTCGCGGAGGTCTGCGCCCTGGTGGAGGAGACGCTGCGCGGGGCCGGGCTGGCGGCCGGAGCGGTGAAGGCGCTGGCGACGGTGGAGACGAAGGCCTGCGAGGCCGGGATCACGGGGGCGGCGGAACGTTTCGGCGTGCCGCTGCTCAGCTACCCGGCCGAGGAGCTGGCGGGCATCGCCGTCCCGCACCCCTCGGACGCGGCCCGGCAGGCGGCCGGCACCCCCTCGGTGGCGGAGGCGGCGGCGCTGGCGACGGGCGGCGAACTCCTCGTGCCGAAGCGCCGCTCGGTGGCGGCGACCTGCGCGGTGGCGACCGCGCAGGCGCACGACCTGCGCCACCACGGGGACGCCGAGGTCCGCGACGACGGCGGATCGCTGGTGGACCTCGCGGTGAACGTACGGGCGCACATGCCGCCGGAGTGGCTGAAGCAGCGCATCGCGGCTTCGCTCGGCGGTCTCTCCGCATACCCCGACGGGCGCGCGGCCCGCGCGGCGGTGGCGGCTCGGCACGGGCTGCCGGCCGGCCGGGTGCTGTTGACGGCGGGGGCCGCGGAGGCGTTCGTCCTGCTGGCGCGGGCCCTGGACGTGCGGCGGCCGGTGGTGGTGCACCCGCAGTTCACCGAGCCGGAGGCGGCCCTGCGGGACGCCGGGCACCGGGTGGAGCGGGTGCTGCTGCGGGCGGAGGACGGCTTCCGGCTGGATCCGGCGGCGGTGCCGGAGGAGGCGGACCTGGTGGTCGTCGGCAACCCGACGAACCCGACGTCCGTA
Coding sequences within:
- a CDS encoding ZIP family metal transporter; this encodes MAVIVALGAFLMTLAGGWTAQRVTDRRHLVLGLAGGLMLGVVGLDLLPESLEAAGRPVFGVPLALLLFVAGFLVAHVVERLLAVRQAAHGASGGRNGGNGTDGRDGAVGRAPQVGMTAAAAMVGHSLADGVALGAAFQVGGGMGTAVALAVVTHDFADGFNTYTLTRLYGNARKRALLMLLADAAAPVVGAASTVLFTLPEEPLGAYLSFFAGGLLYLAAAEILPEAHHRHPALSTLMCTVGGVAGIWLVVGLAE
- the cobC gene encoding Rv2231c family pyridoxal phosphate-dependent protein CobC, which codes for MGENATQLVVGVGGRAGVSVAEVCALVEETLRGAGLAAGAVKALATVETKACEAGITGAAERFGVPLLSYPAEELAGIAVPHPSDAARQAAGTPSVAEAAALATGGELLVPKRRSVAATCAVATAQAHDLRHHGDAEVRDDGGSLVDLAVNVRAHMPPEWLKQRIAASLGGLSAYPDGRAARAAVAARHGLPAGRVLLTAGAAEAFVLLARALDVRRPVVVHPQFTEPEAALRDAGHRVERVLLRAEDGFRLDPAAVPEEADLVVVGNPTNPTSVLHPAAALAALARPGRILVVDEAFMDAVPGEPEALAGRTDVPGLVVLRSLTKTWGLAGLRIGYVLAEPEVVAQLEAAQPLWPVSTPALVAAEACVAPAALAEAEAAARQIDADREHLLAGLAEFEEITVAGTARGPFVLVRVAGAAQVRMRLRALGFAVRRGDTFPGLDADWLRLAVRDRATTGRLLQALDHALTLTAAAR
- a CDS encoding cobyrinate a,c-diamide synthase, giving the protein MVTSHAVAVPRLVIAAPSSGSGKTTVATGLMAAFAGRGLAVSPHKAGPDYIDPGYHALATGRPGRNLDAYMCGPELVAPLFAHGAAGCDLAVVEGVMGLYDGAAGRGELASTAQVAKLLRAPVVLVVDASSQSRSVAALVHGFASFDPQVRLGGVILNKVGSDRHEAMLREALEEAGMPVLGVLRRAPQVSAPSRHLGLVPVAERRADAVASVAALAEQVRAGCDLEALLALARSAPPLDCAAWSPERAVASAAAPPAPAAAADAGPGGGRRPVVAVAGGAAFTFSYAEHAELLAAAGAEVVPFDPLADEDLPEGTSGLVVGGGFPEVYAPELAANEPLRKAVAGFAAAGGPVAAECAGLLYLARSLDGRPMCGVLDADAVMSQRLTLGYREAVAVSDSPLAAAGTRLRGHEFHRTVVEPGAGPAPAWGFTHPERRVEGFVHRGVHASYLHTHWAAEPSVAVRFTAAAAAHR